The following are from one region of the uncultured Methanobrevibacter sp. genome:
- a CDS encoding ion channel, giving the protein MKYTEKIIESSVLLLVIIDMILLLILTFSNVSQHVEQKIIYFDLFVCFILWIDFIYNLYKSNNKKQFLKENWLTIIAIIPLDYFFLRWFRFIRIIRLIRFSRVLLFLKGWGHSVVYFIKSTNLDKLIYVVIIFVVISSIAILFIEDSVTNLIDAFWYIIVTLTSVGYGDITPHSIIGKVISYFVILLGIIFFSTLTAAISSIYVSKITDDSEKDLNSKIDELKEENKKLENKIDELKEIIMKNN; this is encoded by the coding sequence ATGAAATATACAGAAAAAATAATTGAATCATCAGTATTGTTGTTAGTAATAATTGACATGATATTATTATTAATATTGACTTTTTCCAATGTTTCTCAACATGTAGAGCAGAAAATTATTTACTTTGATTTATTTGTTTGTTTCATTTTATGGATTGATTTTATATATAACTTATATAAATCAAATAATAAAAAACAATTTTTAAAAGAAAACTGGTTAACTATTATCGCAATAATACCTTTAGACTATTTTTTCTTAAGATGGTTCAGATTCATAAGAATAATACGTTTAATAAGATTCAGCAGAGTATTACTCTTTTTAAAAGGATGGGGACATTCAGTTGTTTATTTTATCAAATCAACAAACCTGGATAAATTGATATATGTTGTGATAATATTTGTTGTAATTTCATCTATTGCCATATTATTTATTGAAGATTCAGTTACAAATTTAATTGATGCATTTTGGTATATTATTGTAACATTAACAAGTGTTGGTTATGGAGATATAACTCCACATTCAATAATAGGAAAAGTAATTTCATATTTTGTCATATTATTAGGAATTATTTTTTTCAGCACATTAACTGCAGCTATATCATCCATATATGTGAGTAAAATAACTGATGATTCTGAAAAAGATTTGAATAGTAAAATTGATGAACTTAAAGAAGAAAATAAAAAATTAGAAAATAAAATTGATGAATTAAAAGAGATTATAATGAAAAATAATTGA
- a CDS encoding SHOCT domain-containing protein, protein MGLIDKLSGKNNVYNDNVAFLKNKGITFKDQGYVIKFMKSKNMSFRKDIITSELFEEYLKQKEIIENEQNLYYTDNLKILKEHGLGFLDSGDFSQFMENKNLSIQKNLITEELIVEYLKQKETDKKIEEQEKLKKQQQKEIKQQQKEIRLNVEGYDFSCVLNERRRGILTGDNIERVDGFCFVEKDKLIIKKRGQFLKTDLGDKIIPYANISAIDFNNAGLLQMNSNLCITTTGFNKIILELISEHCYNLLNNAWLNFNSKRNENNSPYQNINAAEELLKWHDLLEKGIITPEEFEKKKRELI, encoded by the coding sequence ATGGGATTAATAGATAAATTATCTGGAAAAAATAATGTATATAATGATAATGTTGCTTTTTTAAAAAATAAAGGAATAACATTTAAAGATCAGGGATATGTTATTAAATTCATGAAATCTAAAAATATGTCCTTTCGCAAAGATATAATTACTTCAGAATTATTTGAAGAATACTTAAAACAAAAAGAAATAATCGAAAATGAACAAAACTTATATTACACAGACAATCTTAAAATCTTAAAAGAACATGGATTGGGTTTTCTTGACAGTGGTGACTTTAGTCAATTTATGGAAAATAAAAATTTATCCATACAAAAAAATTTAATCACAGAAGAATTAATTGTAGAATACTTAAAACAAAAAGAAACTGATAAAAAAATAGAAGAACAAGAAAAACTAAAAAAACAACAACAAAAAGAAATAAAACAACAACAAAAAGAAATAAGATTAAATGTAGAAGGCTATGATTTTTCATGTGTACTGAATGAAAGAAGAAGAGGAATATTAACAGGAGACAATATTGAACGTGTTGATGGTTTTTGCTTTGTTGAAAAAGATAAATTAATTATTAAAAAAAGAGGTCAATTTTTAAAAACAGATTTAGGAGATAAAATTATTCCTTATGCTAATATTAGTGCTATTGACTTCAACAATGCTGGACTTCTTCAAATGAACAGTAATCTTTGTATCACAACAACAGGATTTAACAAAATTATTTTAGAATTAATTTCAGAACATTGCTATAATCTACTTAATAATGCATGGTTAAACTTCAATTCCAAAAGAAATGAAAATAATTCACCATATCAAAATATTAATGCTGCTGAAGAATTATTAAAATGGCATGATTTATTAGAAAAAGGAATTATAACTCCTGAAGAATTTGAAAAAAAGAAAAGAGAATTAATATGA
- the cas6 gene encoding CRISPR-associated endoribonuclease Cas6, translating into MRLKIILKGKNNFKVPFNYNHILSSIIYNKIADLDFADELHSSKSFKFFTFSQIHIPKRKIVKDGIIVKDGIISFYISSPNDFLIKSLVDGFLEDLEINFQNQILKIQKIEALKTPDFSSKSEFKTLSPIIVRTKKEIDGELKIWDLAPSDRFFNSLQKNLIKKYLKFNNLTETDKKIDIYSEMNFVKRKRISINKGAFTTHHRAYMMDLILDGDMDLIKFAYDVGIGEKNSMGFGMIKLLK; encoded by the coding sequence ATGAGACTCAAAATTATCTTAAAAGGAAAAAATAACTTTAAAGTTCCATTTAATTACAATCACATATTATCATCTATAATCTATAATAAAATAGCTGATTTAGATTTTGCTGATGAATTACACTCTTCAAAATCATTTAAATTTTTTACATTTTCACAAATACATATTCCTAAGAGAAAAATTGTTAAAGATGGAATAATAGTTAAAGATGGAATTATTAGTTTTTACATATCTTCACCTAATGATTTTTTAATTAAAAGTCTTGTTGATGGATTTCTCGAGGATTTAGAAATAAATTTTCAAAATCAGATATTAAAAATTCAAAAAATTGAAGCTTTAAAAACACCTGATTTTTCATCAAAAAGTGAATTTAAAACTTTATCTCCAATAATTGTTAGAACTAAAAAAGAAATAGATGGCGAACTTAAAATCTGGGATCTTGCTCCATCAGATAGATTTTTTAACTCATTGCAAAAAAATTTAATAAAAAAATATCTTAAATTTAATAATTTAACAGAAACTGATAAAAAAATAGATATCTATTCTGAAATGAATTTTGTAAAAAGAAAAAGAATTTCAATTAATAAAGGTGCATTTACAACACACCATAGGGCTTACATGATGGATCTTATTTTAGACGGAGATATGGATTTAATTAAATTTGCATATGATGTTGGAATTGGTGAAAAAAATTCAATGGGATTTGGAATGATTAAATTACTAAAATAA
- the cas8a1 gene encoding type I-B CRISPR-associated protein Cas8b1/Cst1 yields the protein MSINLNLKITGNPFIDAGIFALSVKLNKPIEDITIGDIENEAKFISKLYLKDGWNKNMYSIFPNSPLVNNAIKGDRSEKYFNELKSEIECIQDIQDNGSCMGCGRRNAEYVFGKSIIPLTGSKSLKNYFSFANEGADYCSLCAILVQFSPLLMYTCGGKFILLNSDSELVMKLWAKETIQNVNTQVSLNNYAGCCNDGITRPVNAIFEIITKVIDSSDLWDDENPSLNFYYFTNYNQGPELEIYTLPIDVFNFLVDIPSEDKYNWKFILKKGYQYVKWDKEETFDKDKKNYYYKNKPNNVYNNLLMNRSILKYFYNFKHKKTYCSWKLVNAYMREVRKMDEKRIEAIKTVGDKLSDYIKINDSKKTLSSLENASSYNNFRNVLRKILKNKIKNDDDLLFTFDDYVINLFPEGNLTWKETQDLLLFRIYENLHNWMVENDFVEEISEEELLEE from the coding sequence ATGTCTATAAATTTAAATTTAAAAATAACTGGGAATCCTTTTATTGATGCAGGTATTTTTGCATTAAGTGTTAAGTTAAATAAGCCAATAGAGGATATTACTATTGGCGATATAGAAAATGAGGCAAAATTTATTTCTAAACTGTATCTTAAGGATGGTTGGAATAAAAATATGTATAGTATTTTTCCAAATTCTCCTTTAGTTAATAATGCTATTAAAGGGGATCGTTCGGAAAAATATTTCAATGAATTAAAAAGTGAGATTGAATGTATTCAAGATATTCAAGACAATGGTTCTTGTATGGGATGTGGTAGAAGAAATGCTGAATATGTCTTTGGAAAAAGTATAATTCCATTAACTGGTTCTAAATCTTTGAAAAATTATTTTTCATTTGCTAATGAAGGAGCAGATTACTGTTCATTATGTGCTATTTTAGTTCAATTTTCTCCATTGCTAATGTATACTTGCGGGGGTAAATTTATTTTATTAAATTCTGATTCTGAGTTAGTAATGAAACTTTGGGCTAAAGAAACTATTCAAAATGTTAATACTCAAGTATCGTTAAATAATTATGCTGGGTGTTGTAATGATGGTATTACACGACCAGTTAATGCAATTTTTGAGATTATTACAAAAGTAATAGATTCATCTGATTTGTGGGATGATGAAAATCCTTCTTTAAACTTTTATTATTTCACAAATTATAATCAAGGTCCTGAATTAGAGATTTATACTTTACCAATTGATGTTTTTAATTTTTTAGTAGATATTCCGTCAGAAGATAAGTATAACTGGAAATTTATTCTTAAAAAAGGATATCAATATGTTAAGTGGGATAAAGAGGAAACTTTTGACAAAGATAAAAAAAATTATTATTACAAAAATAAACCAAATAATGTTTATAATAATTTATTGATGAATAGATCTATTTTAAAATATTTTTACAACTTTAAACATAAAAAAACATATTGTTCATGGAAATTAGTCAATGCATACATGAGAGAGGTCAGAAAAATGGATGAAAAAAGAATTGAAGCAATAAAAACTGTTGGGGATAAATTATCAGATTATATTAAAATTAATGATAGTAAAAAAACATTATCTAGTTTGGAGAATGCATCTTCATATAATAATTTTAGAAATGTTTTAAGGAAAATTCTTAAAAATAAGATTAAAAATGATGATGATTTATTATTTACTTTTGATGATTATGTGATTAATTTGTTCCCTGAGGGTAATTTAACTTGGAAAGAAACCCAAGATTTATTACTTTTCAGAATATATGAAAATCTACATAATTGGATGGTTGAAAATGATTTTGTTGAAGAAATTTCAGAAGAAGAATTATTGGAGGAATAA
- the cas7i gene encoding type I-B CRISPR-associated protein Cas7/Cst2/DevR: MPNNIVGLMLIDAPHSALNNAGSDAGDRTDNIVRVKTIRKGMTRYPYVSGQALRYWWRETLENKFRWEMSPISREKKIAFTSANPIDYPDDDVFGYMRAMSKKEGGTVTRISPLKNSPLIAVIGQNPTEDFGVMSRHEGDPVPYEHEFYSNILKGIFSIDLGCLGVFSESEKTGYKNMSNDLLKLAEEKGLEHENNAWIMDKSIRIKRAQDVINALPYLSGGAKSTSHLTDVTPKIIVLAAIDGGNHIFMNIVREEKGELIFDLNALDEVISDYSDIIKSDIFIGMRTGFLKDTQDEIIEYAGEKENIHVGTIKEITDKFSDEIPKLI, encoded by the coding sequence ATGCCAAATAATATTGTGGGATTAATGTTAATTGATGCACCTCATTCTGCACTTAATAATGCAGGATCTGATGCTGGAGATAGAACAGATAATATTGTTAGAGTTAAAACTATTAGGAAAGGAATGACTAGATATCCTTATGTTTCTGGTCAGGCTTTAAGATATTGGTGGAGAGAAACTTTGGAAAATAAATTTAGGTGGGAAATGTCTCCAATTAGTCGTGAGAAAAAAATTGCATTTACTAGTGCAAATCCTATTGATTATCCGGATGATGATGTTTTTGGATATATGAGAGCTATGTCTAAAAAAGAAGGGGGTACTGTTACAAGAATTTCTCCTTTAAAAAATTCTCCTTTGATAGCAGTAATTGGTCAAAATCCTACTGAAGATTTTGGTGTTATGTCTCGTCATGAAGGTGATCCTGTACCTTATGAACATGAGTTTTATTCAAATATTTTAAAAGGTATTTTTTCAATTGATTTAGGATGTCTTGGAGTATTCTCTGAAAGTGAAAAAACTGGATATAAGAATATGTCTAATGATTTATTGAAATTAGCTGAAGAAAAAGGATTAGAACATGAAAATAATGCATGGATAATGGATAAAAGCATTAGAATTAAACGTGCTCAAGATGTTATTAATGCATTACCTTATTTGTCTGGAGGTGCTAAATCCACATCACATTTGACTGATGTAACTCCAAAAATAATAGTTCTTGCAGCTATTGATGGGGGTAATCATATTTTCATGAATATTGTTCGTGAAGAAAAAGGAGAACTTATATTTGATTTAAATGCATTAGATGAAGTAATTTCTGATTATTCAGATATTATTAAATCAGATATTTTCATTGGTATGAGAACTGGATTTTTAAAAGATACTCAAGATGAAATAATTGAATATGCTGGAGAAAAAGAGAATATTCATGTTGGAACTATTAAAGAAATAACAGATAAATTTTCTGATGAAATTCCTAAGTTGATTTAA
- the cas5b gene encoding type I-B CRISPR-associated protein Cas5b, with protein sequence MKYLRILIEGWTASFRYPAFISGFQPTLPVPPLSTIYGLLSAAKGELVTPDETNVGFVFSYESKAVDLETIYELKGLKGNKSNVVKREFLFNPRLYLYLDNLEFKKYFKNPTYPILLGRSSDLAIISEIKEVEMEIKNDVKLGKTILPFGIDEAFGIIQALPTYFSDSIPRKALGTKPFLLMDKFFDYSGECCFDSELNWGVWIHR encoded by the coding sequence ATGAAATATTTAAGGATTTTAATTGAGGGGTGGACTGCTTCATTTAGATATCCGGCATTTATAAGTGGATTTCAACCAACTTTGCCAGTTCCTCCTTTAAGTACAATTTATGGTTTATTATCTGCAGCTAAAGGGGAGTTAGTTACTCCTGATGAAACAAACGTTGGTTTTGTCTTTAGTTATGAATCTAAGGCAGTAGATTTAGAAACAATCTATGAATTAAAAGGATTAAAAGGAAATAAATCTAATGTAGTTAAAAGGGAATTCTTATTTAATCCGAGGTTATATTTGTATCTTGATAATTTGGAATTTAAAAAATATTTTAAAAACCCAACATATCCAATTTTACTTGGAAGATCTTCAGATTTAGCTATTATTAGTGAAATTAAAGAAGTTGAAATGGAAATAAAAAATGATGTTAAATTAGGTAAAACGATATTGCCTTTTGGTATTGATGAGGCATTTGGAATTATTCAAGCATTACCTACTTACTTTTCAGATTCAATTCCTAGAAAAGCATTAGGTACTAAACCATTTTTATTAATGGATAAATTTTTTGATTATTCTGGTGAGTGCTGTTTTGATTCTGAGTTAAATTGGGGAGTTTGGATTCATAGATAA
- the cas3 gene encoding CRISPR-associated helicase Cas3', with amino-acid sequence MVILAKPDETLLEHTENTLKVFKSIKEYYSDVPDICGVPDFWEHLFYILFFHDFGKAAVGFQNSLKSNNFWGYRHEILSACFISSLNDIFSEFTINAIGLTIITHHKDVKKLRKDYPIKGTEGKRLFNEKLLELKPNFEELLSYFDFVPDLSQKYLGYKLKIPSKISFDDLKSVYNQTVSNYFKEFKLSNYSELHGVYGYFLKGFMNACDYLASGSKYEILPAVKNGDLYNFGSLRKTQVIASKTKGSSFLIAPTGSGKTEASFLWADNNQNDSYSKRIFYVLPFTASINAMYTRLIKDLGTNELVGLSHGKASYFIYQSVLKEDYEESKLQAKNIQNLTKKIYRPYKILTPFQFIKYFFGVKGFEMGLSELANSLLILDEIHAYDARVTCLLLESLKVLKNKFNVNIFIMSATLPSFLKDIFAQELGISNIISLDSDELDSFTRHKVNIIDNSIENYFENILDDINSGKKVLIVCNTVDKSQNIFEWFKENGVDNAALLHSRFILKDREKIEKNLDNLDLLVGTQAIEVSLDIDYDVLYSEPAPLDALIQRFGRVNRRGWRNNIIKDVNIFKIGSDNDKYIYNQELVAKTLDVLSNFDILKESKIQDIIDYVYSGGYNSQDQEIFNTVKDSFKGMLNDIVPFINFNNDSNFYNLFDSYDVVPQKFREKYMEKISNNQYYEAMSYCLSISKGQFFKLKAENNVEFSKDTYFIDVMYDSEIGLKLSEEESTIL; translated from the coding sequence ATGGTTATTTTAGCTAAACCTGATGAAACATTATTGGAGCATACTGAAAACACTTTAAAAGTTTTTAAAAGTATTAAAGAGTATTATTCTGATGTTCCTGATATTTGTGGTGTTCCTGATTTTTGGGAACATCTATTTTATATTTTATTTTTCCATGATTTTGGTAAAGCAGCTGTAGGGTTTCAAAATTCATTAAAATCAAATAATTTTTGGGGTTATAGGCATGAAATATTATCTGCATGTTTTATCAGCTCTTTAAATGACATTTTCTCAGAATTCACTATTAATGCAATTGGATTAACAATAATAACTCATCATAAAGATGTTAAAAAGTTAAGAAAAGATTATCCAATAAAAGGAACTGAAGGCAAACGTCTTTTTAATGAGAAATTATTGGAATTAAAACCTAATTTTGAAGAATTATTGTCTTATTTTGATTTTGTCCCAGATTTAAGTCAAAAATATTTAGGTTATAAATTAAAAATCCCCAGTAAAATATCATTTGATGATTTAAAAAGTGTTTATAATCAAACAGTATCTAATTATTTTAAAGAATTTAAATTAAGCAATTATAGTGAATTACATGGAGTTTATGGTTATTTTTTAAAAGGATTTATGAATGCTTGTGATTATTTAGCTTCCGGATCAAAATATGAAATACTTCCAGCAGTGAAAAATGGTGATTTGTATAATTTTGGTTCATTAAGGAAAACACAAGTAATTGCTTCTAAAACAAAAGGAAGTAGTTTTTTAATAGCTCCAACAGGTAGTGGTAAAACAGAAGCTTCTTTTTTATGGGCTGATAATAATCAAAATGATAGTTATTCTAAAAGAATTTTTTATGTTTTACCGTTTACAGCAAGTATAAATGCAATGTATACAAGATTAATTAAAGATTTGGGAACTAATGAGTTAGTAGGTCTTTCTCATGGAAAAGCATCTTATTTTATTTATCAATCTGTTCTGAAAGAGGATTATGAAGAATCTAAATTACAAGCTAAAAATATTCAGAATTTAACAAAGAAAATATATAGGCCTTATAAAATTTTAACACCTTTTCAATTTATTAAATACTTTTTTGGAGTTAAAGGTTTTGAAATGGGATTGTCTGAATTAGCAAATAGTTTGTTAATTCTAGATGAAATTCATGCATATGATGCTAGAGTAACTTGTTTGTTATTGGAATCTCTTAAAGTTTTGAAGAATAAATTTAATGTTAATATTTTTATAATGTCTGCTACTTTACCATCTTTTCTAAAAGATATCTTTGCACAGGAATTAGGTATTTCTAATATTATATCTTTAGATTCTGATGAATTAGATTCATTTACTCGTCATAAAGTTAATATAATTGATAATTCTATTGAAAATTATTTTGAAAACATTTTGGATGATATTAATTCTGGTAAAAAAGTTTTGATTGTGTGTAATACTGTGGATAAATCTCAAAATATTTTTGAATGGTTTAAGGAGAATGGTGTAGATAATGCAGCATTGTTACATAGTAGATTCATACTAAAAGATAGAGAAAAAATAGAAAAGAATTTAGATAATTTGGATTTGTTAGTAGGTACTCAAGCTATTGAAGTTTCTTTAGATATTGATTATGATGTTTTATATTCTGAACCTGCACCTTTAGATGCATTAATTCAAAGATTTGGTAGGGTTAATCGTAGAGGATGGAGAAATAATATTATTAAAGATGTTAATATTTTCAAAATAGGTTCTGATAATGATAAGTATATCTATAATCAGGAGTTGGTTGCTAAAACATTGGATGTTTTAAGTAATTTTGATATTTTAAAAGAAAGTAAAATTCAAGATATTATTGATTATGTGTATAGTGGAGGATATAATTCTCAGGATCAAGAAATATTTAATACAGTAAAAGATTCCTTTAAAGGAATGTTAAATGATATTGTACCTTTTATAAATTTCAATAATGATTCTAATTTTTATAATCTTTTTGATTCTTATGATGTTGTTCCTCAGAAGTTTAGGGAAAAATATATGGAAAAAATAAGTAATAATCAATATTATGAAGCTATGAGTTATTGTTTGTCAATTAGTAAAGGGCAATTTTTCAAACTTAAAGCTGAAAATAATGTTGAGTTTAGTAAGGACACATATTTTATTGATGTTATGTATGATTCAGAGATTGGATTGAAGTTGTCTGAAGAAGAATCTACTATTTTATAA
- the cas4 gene encoding CRISPR-associated protein Cas4: MISRINGTQINYYFICKTKLWLFSHNIQLEDGHENVKLGKHLHETTFKREKEFLIDNLINVDFIKITDSVEIHEVKKSQKMNLAHEYQLLYYMFYLKNEKDIENVVGFLDYPNIRKKEKITLTNQKENELFEIIDNIECIISNSMPKPKKKRICNKCAYFEFCFS, translated from the coding sequence ATGATTTCTAGGATTAATGGAACTCAAATTAATTATTATTTTATATGTAAAACTAAGTTATGGTTATTTTCTCATAATATTCAGTTGGAAGATGGGCATGAGAATGTTAAGTTAGGCAAGCATTTACATGAAACTACATTTAAACGAGAAAAAGAGTTTCTTATTGATAATTTAATTAATGTTGATTTCATTAAAATAACTGATTCTGTTGAAATTCATGAGGTAAAGAAATCTCAGAAAATGAATTTAGCTCATGAATATCAACTTTTGTATTATATGTTTTATTTAAAAAATGAGAAGGATATTGAAAATGTTGTAGGATTTTTAGATTATCCTAATATTCGTAAAAAGGAAAAAATAACTTTAACCAATCAAAAAGAAAATGAATTATTTGAAATAATTGATAATATTGAATGTATAATTAGTAATTCGATGCCTAAACCTAAAAAGAAAAGAATTTGTAATAAATGTGCTTATTTTGAGTTTTGTTTTTCATAG
- the cas1b gene encoding type I-B CRISPR-associated endonuclease Cas1b, translating to MSKKNYYILSEGILKRKENTIYFVNEKGKKPIPINKMYAIYAYGQITFSSQVMNLLSKNGIPIHFFNYYGFYSGSYYPRETLLSGDLLVKQADYYLNIRKRLELAKLFVEGAANNILKVLSYYKIESNIEETLLELNSTNKITEIMNVEGRIRSEYYSKFDEILPEDFKMNGRSRQPPKNMINSLISFGNSMMYSTVLTELYNTQLNPTISYLHEPSERRFSLSLDLSEIFKPIFVDRLIFYMVNKKMLSKKDFNEDLNCCLLNDKGRNKFIKEYNKRLEKTIKHKKLKKNVSYQRLIRLEAYKLKKHILGIEKYDPFVSGW from the coding sequence ATGTCAAAAAAGAATTATTATATATTATCTGAAGGTATTCTTAAACGAAAAGAAAATACTATCTATTTTGTCAATGAAAAAGGTAAAAAACCAATTCCCATTAATAAAATGTATGCAATTTATGCTTATGGTCAGATAACTTTTTCATCACAAGTAATGAATCTTTTATCTAAAAATGGGATTCCTATTCATTTTTTTAATTATTATGGATTTTATTCGGGATCTTATTATCCTCGTGAAACATTGTTATCTGGTGATTTGCTAGTAAAACAAGCAGATTATTATTTAAATATTCGAAAAAGATTAGAATTAGCTAAATTATTTGTTGAAGGTGCAGCGAATAATATTTTAAAAGTATTATCTTATTACAAAATTGAAAGTAATATTGAAGAAACATTACTGGAATTGAATTCTACAAATAAAATAACTGAAATAATGAATGTTGAAGGTAGAATTCGTTCAGAATATTATTCTAAATTTGATGAAATACTTCCAGAAGATTTTAAAATGAATGGTAGGTCAAGGCAACCTCCTAAAAATATGATAAATTCACTTATTAGTTTTGGAAATTCTATGATGTATTCAACTGTTCTAACAGAATTATATAATACTCAGTTAAATCCAACAATATCTTATCTTCATGAACCCTCTGAAAGAAGATTTTCATTATCTTTGGATCTCAGTGAAATATTCAAACCAATTTTTGTTGATCGACTCATTTTTTACATGGTTAATAAAAAAATGCTCTCTAAAAAAGATTTCAATGAAGATTTAAATTGTTGTCTTTTAAATGATAAAGGAAGAAATAAATTCATAAAAGAATACAATAAACGTCTCGAAAAAACAATTAAACATAAAAAATTAAAGAAAAATGTTTCTTATCAAAGATTAATTAGATTAGAAGCCTATAAACTTAAAAAACATATTTTAGGAATTGAAAAATATGATCCTTTTGTAAGTGGATGGTAA
- the cas2 gene encoding CRISPR-associated endonuclease Cas2: protein MYVIIVYDIKVDRVNKVKSFLRQYLFWIQNSVFEGEVSESEFKIIHEGLMNIIDEEFDSIIIYKLRMAEVMNREVLGIEKAPICEIL, encoded by the coding sequence ATGTATGTAATTATAGTTTATGATATTAAAGTTGATAGAGTTAATAAAGTTAAATCATTTTTAAGACAATATCTATTTTGGATTCAAAATTCTGTTTTTGAAGGAGAAGTTAGTGAAAGCGAATTTAAGATTATCCATGAAGGCTTAATGAATATAATTGATGAAGAATTTGATTCAATCATAATATATAAATTACGGATGGCTGAAGTCATGAACCGTGAAGTGTTAGGTATTGAAAAAGCACCCATCTGTGAAATATTATGA